The Vibrio astriarenae genome contains a region encoding:
- the tesB gene encoding acyl-CoA thioesterase II — protein sequence MSRALDELLRLLQLEKLEEGLFRGNSENLGLPQVYGGQVIGQALSAARYTVPEDRFVHSFHSYFLYPGDVEKPIIYDVENLRDGRSFSTRRVKAIQNGRPIFYLTASYHQNAPGFEHQNTMPEVPGPENFASESELASQIAHLLPENLKKTFCGDKAIEVRPVTVINPLKPQKAEPKQYLWIKANGSVPPEQLIHQYLLGYASDWGFLVTALHPHEVSLMTPKFQVATIDHSIWFHRPFKMDEWLLFAIESPTASNTRGLVRGEVYNRQGDLVATAVQEGVMRFT from the coding sequence CCTCGGACTACCCCAAGTTTATGGTGGACAAGTGATTGGACAAGCTCTATCAGCTGCTCGTTACACCGTACCAGAGGACCGTTTTGTGCACTCATTCCACAGCTACTTCCTATATCCTGGTGATGTTGAAAAGCCTATTATCTACGATGTGGAAAACCTGCGTGATGGCCGTAGCTTTAGCACTCGACGAGTCAAAGCAATTCAGAACGGACGTCCTATTTTCTATTTGACCGCATCCTATCATCAAAATGCACCCGGCTTTGAGCATCAAAACACGATGCCAGAAGTGCCTGGGCCTGAGAATTTTGCCTCAGAATCTGAGCTTGCATCGCAAATCGCGCACCTTTTGCCAGAAAACTTAAAGAAAACTTTCTGTGGTGATAAAGCGATTGAGGTTCGTCCGGTCACCGTCATTAACCCGTTGAAACCACAAAAAGCAGAGCCCAAACAGTATCTTTGGATCAAGGCCAATGGCTCGGTGCCACCCGAGCAACTGATTCACCAGTATCTCCTAGGCTATGCCTCTGACTGGGGCTTCCTAGTAACCGCCCTTCATCCACATGAAGTGTCGTTGATGACTCCTAAGTTCCAAGTAGCCACCATCGACCACTCTATTTGGTTCCATCGCCCTTTCAAGATGGACGAGTGGCTACTGTTTGCCATTGAAAGCCCAACAGCGAGTAATACTCGTGGTTTGGTTCGTGGCGAGGTATATAACCGTCAAGGCGACCTGGTGGCAACCGCAGTGCAAGAAGGCGTCATGCGATTTACCTAG
- a CDS encoding Lrp/AsnC family transcriptional regulator, producing the protein MIDSVDRKILKLLQNDATLSLSDIAEAVNLTTTPCWKRLKKLEESGVIGKRVALLDPEKLALSFTAFVMIKTSNHSNQWYEEFVSTVSDFPEVMEFYRMAGEYDYMMKVQVKDMKCFDAFYKKLVNSVEGISNVTSTFSMEPLKYTTALPIE; encoded by the coding sequence ATGATAGATTCAGTTGACCGCAAAATACTCAAGTTGCTGCAAAATGATGCAACACTCTCCCTTAGTGACATCGCTGAGGCGGTAAATCTCACAACAACGCCTTGCTGGAAAAGGCTAAAAAAGTTGGAGGAGAGTGGGGTGATAGGTAAGCGTGTTGCTTTATTAGACCCTGAAAAACTCGCTCTGTCGTTTACCGCATTTGTGATGATCAAAACCAGCAACCACTCCAATCAATGGTACGAAGAATTTGTGTCTACCGTGAGCGATTTTCCCGAAGTGATGGAGTTCTATCGTATGGCGGGGGAGTATGACTACATGATGAAAGTACAGGTTAAAGACATGAAATGTTTTGATGCCTTCTATAAGAAGCTGGTCAATAGTGTGGAAGGTATATCTAATGTAACATCGACGTTTTCAATGGAGCCGTTGAAGTATACAACAGCTCTACCTATTGAATAA
- a CDS encoding PLP-dependent cysteine synthase family protein, giving the protein MCTDHQWINSAIQKLEADFQRSADTHLIKLDLPSLEGIDIYLKDESTHPTGSLKHRLARSLFLYAICNGWVGPKTPIIESSSGSTAVSEAYFARLLGLPFIAVMPKSTARKKIEQIEFYGGQAHLVERSDQIYAESHRLAKELNGHYMDQFTYAERATDWRGNNNIANSIFNQMKMEQHPIPTWVVMSPGTGGTSATIGRFIRYQQHNTKLCVVDPEQSVFHRYYQTRDLSVTHDCGSKIEGIGRPRVEPSFIPGVVDEMRTIPDAASVATVHWLEGILGRKAGASTGTNLFGALQLASEMKQRGETGSIVTLLCDSGERYLDTYYDETWVKENIGDLLPYLAQLETLQASGVLA; this is encoded by the coding sequence ATGTGTACCGACCACCAATGGATTAACAGTGCAATTCAAAAACTCGAAGCAGATTTTCAACGTTCTGCGGACACTCACCTGATCAAGTTAGATTTACCGAGCCTTGAAGGTATCGACATCTATCTAAAAGATGAAAGCACACATCCAACGGGTTCTCTAAAGCACAGACTGGCGAGATCCCTTTTCCTATATGCAATTTGTAATGGGTGGGTAGGTCCTAAGACACCGATCATCGAATCATCATCTGGCAGTACTGCTGTCTCTGAAGCCTATTTTGCTCGCTTACTTGGCTTGCCTTTTATTGCTGTGATGCCAAAAAGTACCGCGAGAAAGAAAATTGAACAGATTGAGTTTTATGGTGGTCAAGCACACCTTGTCGAGCGTTCGGATCAAATCTATGCAGAATCACACCGTTTAGCAAAAGAGCTTAATGGTCACTATATGGACCAGTTTACTTATGCTGAGCGTGCAACCGACTGGCGTGGTAACAACAACATTGCCAACTCTATTTTTAATCAAATGAAAATGGAACAACACCCCATTCCAACTTGGGTAGTAATGAGCCCTGGCACAGGGGGCACATCAGCAACCATTGGCCGCTTTATTCGTTACCAACAACACAATACCAAACTGTGTGTGGTTGATCCTGAACAGTCGGTATTCCATCGCTATTACCAAACTCGTGACCTATCGGTGACTCACGATTGCGGCAGCAAAATTGAGGGTATTGGTCGCCCTCGCGTTGAGCCTAGTTTTATACCAGGTGTGGTTGATGAGATGCGTACGATTCCTGATGCCGCTAGTGTGGCAACAGTGCACTGGTTGGAAGGTATTTTAGGACGCAAAGCAGGTGCATCGACCGGCACGAACCTATTTGGCGCGCTTCAACTCGCTAGCGAAATGAAACAGCGCGGCGAGACAGGTTCCATTGTCACTTTACTGTGTGACAGTGGTGAGCGATATCTAGATACTTACTACGACGAAACGTGGGTGAAAGAGAATATTGGTGATCTGCTGCCTTACCTTGCTCAGTTAGAAACTTTGCAAGCAAGCGGAGTTCTAGCATAG
- a CDS encoding LysR family transcriptional regulator — protein MDLNLLSTFQSVYKLRSITLAAEELDLSQPAVSAALKRLEKVTGRALFVREGRGIAPTGAAVALANKIEGPMSVLETVETQSEDFNVYCSESLMHLVSSIDGLKFHEAPLNEEAILDDLTSQKVDLVIDVLGTKRQAFVVEDLYSEPTVCLCRKDHPRVKETMTYDDYYAEQHIALKVRRGDLDTLNFLSNHPVKPRNIKVETSSVSSMLMLASTTDYVASSTRSLATHLAERLNLNVFTIPLELRPITYRMIYHRRYLHDTAHKAMRERLLAAVSP, from the coding sequence ATGGATTTAAATCTTCTTTCAACGTTTCAATCGGTCTATAAACTCCGCTCGATTACTCTTGCAGCAGAAGAGTTAGACTTATCCCAACCCGCCGTTAGTGCGGCTTTGAAGCGCCTCGAAAAAGTCACGGGCAGAGCACTCTTCGTTAGAGAAGGGCGAGGTATTGCTCCGACCGGAGCGGCTGTTGCGTTAGCAAATAAAATTGAAGGCCCAATGTCTGTTCTCGAAACGGTTGAGACCCAAAGTGAAGACTTTAACGTCTATTGCAGTGAAAGTTTGATGCATTTGGTCTCAAGTATTGATGGGTTGAAGTTTCATGAGGCGCCACTCAACGAGGAAGCCATCCTTGATGACTTGACGAGCCAAAAGGTCGATTTGGTCATTGATGTTTTGGGAACAAAGCGCCAGGCCTTTGTCGTTGAAGATCTTTATTCAGAACCCACTGTCTGTTTGTGCCGTAAAGACCACCCCAGAGTGAAAGAGACGATGACCTATGACGACTACTATGCTGAGCAGCATATTGCCCTTAAAGTTCGCCGTGGTGATCTCGATACTCTTAACTTTCTCTCCAACCACCCGGTAAAGCCGAGAAATATCAAGGTTGAAACTAGTTCTGTATCGAGTATGTTGATGCTCGCATCTACCACGGATTATGTGGCATCATCGACCCGATCGTTGGCGACTCATCTTGCAGAAAGGCTCAACTTAAATGTCTTTACCATCCCGCTTGAATTGCGTCCTATCACCTATCGCATGATCTACCATCGCCGCTATCTTCACGATACAGCACACAAAGCGATGCGTGAGCGATTGCTTGCTGCGGTCAGTCCATAA